Genomic window (Candidatus Desulfatibia profunda):
TGAGAAAAGTGTTTTGGCGGAAGAGCAAGAGGCAGAACGCTATGGTATCAGGGCTGTTCCGGCGTTTGTTGCCGGTGGTCAGATGATGTTGAGCGGGGTACAACCTTTGGACCGACTCAAGGATTTGGTTGCATGGGCGCATTCAAAAACTGCAAAGACTTGAAAGGTTTTTGGCTTTTTTAATATAGCTTCCCTCGACCCCGTCCTAAAGCACGGGGCATGCGCGAAGCGTTCCGGTCAATCCGGTTAATCCTGTCAGAAAATATTTTGGCTTTATGTCTAATTGATTATGAACTCATTAGTAAATACAAAAGAAAAATGCATGGCGAGTGGGACCAGTATAGCAGTTTGATTTTACGACAGAATGTTAAAAAAAACGAGGCTGATTTTTATTGCCCGATTGTATCCAGGGCGGCAAAGCGGGGTTCGTGCAGCGGAAGCAGAATGCCGGCGCTGTCTTTGATTTTCAGCATGAGGTCGTAGGCCTCATAAATATTGACATGGGTCCCGGGGGGAATGACTTCCATCTCCATCGCCAGGATTTCCCTGGGCGGGAAAAAATTCTCCATGATCACGCAGAAACCGGTGATGGCGGCTTTGCCGCCGGGCGTATCGACGAAAACCGTCATTCCGCCTTCGGTATGCACCGGCGTATGGACCACCCGGATCCCCGGAACGATTTCCGCATCACCGTCTAATATTCTGACCTGTCCGTTTTCCTCGACATCTTCGATGTAATCCTCCAGATAGCGGAAATCAAGAGGATGGGGGTTGTGAATCCGTTCGATTTCTTTGCGGTGGGTATAAAAAGTTGCGTTCGTGCATTTGTAATCGTTTTCACAATGGTCGTTGTGCAGATGGGTATGAATCACCAGGTCGATATCCTCGGGCGCCAGATCCCAGCGGGCCAGCCCCTCTTCAAAAGTGTAGATCTTGCCGCCGATGGCGTTTTCCCGGTCCTGCGACCGGATCGGTTGCATTTCGCCGGTATCCACTAAGATCTTGCGGTCACCGCCTTGAAGATACCAGCAGTAAATGGGAATGGTGTAGGCTTTGCCATAATGATGCTGGTAGGTCATCATGCCCTTGTCAAATATCTTGGTCCCCATGACAATGGGGTGGATGCTGTACAGGCTCATGTTATTCCTTGCTTTTTATCTTTTGTTCCGAGTAAACAGCCTTCGAACTAAACAGGTGTGGGCGTAATATAAAGCATTTTTAGGCATGTTGTTTTTTATGACTGTCGGTTTAGCACTTTTCGGATGGTTTCGGCAATATTTTTCTTAATAACCGGTTTCAGGACAAATGCTCGAATCCCCATGTCGACAGCTTTCTTTTCCGTAATTTTAGTACTGAATCCGGTACACAGGATAACAGGGATGTCCGGCCGGATAGCAATGAGTTTTTTGGCAAGTTCATCACCGGTCATGTTCGGCATGGTCAAATCCGTAATAATGAGATCAAATTTGTCCGGCTGGGCTTTAAACAACTCCAGGGCTTCGATGCTGCTCGTTCGGGTTGTCACTTCATATCCTAAAGACTCCAGTAGTTGTTTCCCCATATTTGCCAAGGTCGGTTCGTCATCGACGAAGAGAATGCGCTCGTTACCGGTGGGAATCGGTTTTTCTGCTGTGGTTTTGTGTTCCCTTCTCTTTTCAATCACGGGAAGATAGACATTAAAGGTCGAACCTTTACCCGGTTCGCTGTAGACCGAGATTGTGCCGCCATGACTTTTTACGATGCCATGAACAACCGCAAGTCCCATGCCGGTCCCTTCACCCTTTTCTTTGGTCGTAAAAAAAGGATCGAAGATATGATCCAGCAAGCCGGGCGGCATGCCATGGCCGGTATCGCTGACCGACATTTTCAGATAAGAGCCGGGTTTGACATCAAAATGTTTGGCTGTAAAACCTGAATCAAACTCGACTTTCAGCAGGCTTACATTTAATAATCCACCATTTCCACGCATGGCATGCGCGGCATTCGTACAAAGGTTCATCAAGACCTGGTGGATTTGGGTCGGGTCTGCCAATACAGTGGCATCACTTTGAAAATCCTGGTGGATTTCGATGGTGGCGGGCAAGGATGCTCTGATCAGCTTCAGGGCTTCTTCTGCAATCAGCTTTACCTGAACCGGCTTCAGGTCCCGCTCGCTCTGACGGCTGAAAGTAAGGATCTGTTTGACCAGGTCTTTGGCACGATCTCCTGCTTTAAGCACCTCTTGAAGGTTGTTGTGCAATACCGTCCCTTTTTCGATATCGGCTAGGGCTATCTCCGTATAGCCGATGACGGCAGACAGGATATTATTAAAGTCGTGAGCAATCCCTCCGGCCAGGGTGCCGATCGCCTGCATCTTGTGGGCTTGCTGGAGCTGAGCCTGCAGGGCGACTTCCCGGGTTACGTCGCGGCTGACGGAAACAAAGTTTACGATTTCTTCCGAACTGTCCCGTACCGGCGAGATCCGGGTCTCAAATTCACGCAAGCTGCCGTCTTTCATTCTGTTGGTTATATGCCCCGACCACACCTGTCCACGGGAAATAACAGCCCACATGTCTTTGTAAAAGGTATCATCGTGCCGATCGCTTTTGAAAATGCGGAAGTTACGTCCGACAAGATCATTTCTGGCAAAACCACTGAGTGCTTCAAAGGCGGGATTGGCATATCGAATTGTTCCGCGCCTGTCTGAGATAATCACACTTTCGGCGGCCTGCTCGATGGCCGTCGCCAGAAGAAGCCGCTCTCCCTCGGCCCGTTTTTTCTCGGTTATGTCAAAAAAAACACCACTGGCATATTCACTTTGTCCGCCATTGTGAACGATCTGTCCTCTGTCCTGGATCCAGTGGATCTGCCCGTCCTTGGATTTGATCCGATACTCCCTGACGTATGAATTGTCGGTTTTAAGGGCCTCAAGAAAGCTTTCACTAACAGCTTTAATATCCTCTTTCACAATGATATCGGACCATTTCATTTTCCGGAAATTAAATTCATCAGCAGCATATCCGGTTAACACCTCAATCTTTCTATCAATGAATTCAACATGCCAATCTTTGTATCCTCTGTAAACGACACTCGGCAAGTTCTTTATCAGCAATTTGTACTTCTCTTCACTCTCACGCATCGCCTCCTCGGCTTGCAGACGCTCGGCGACTTCCCGTTCGAGATTCTCCGTGCGCACCCGGACCACGTTTCGCAGCCTGCGATTGAAAAACAGCAGGACAAAAACGAACACGAATCCTGCCAGCAAAGCGATAAAGATCATGTGGGCGAATTTGAATTCGGTTTCAAGGGGTGCGCGCATCGATTCGATCGCCCGGATATTGAGGATGACATAAGCGTTCGCCAGGTTATGAAGAAGCAGGCCCACGGTCGTGGTGACAACCAATGCACCGATAATCAGCCCCCATGGCAACGCCTTTTTAACAGCGAACGTTTGTACATCTGATGCTGAATCTATGACATCCTTTGGTGCTTTCATTGATTGCGTTTCTCCGAAACCGGCGCAGTAAATCAAACCTGTTTGATCAGTGCGTTGACGCGAATATTCCTGATTTAAATATCGGCAATTATTAAAAAAACTTTAGAATAATTGCGGGTTGGTTGCCAAAAGCCGGGAAAGATTATACAAATAATGGACCGGTATTATTTAATTTTGGTTGGTGCTGCCGGAGCTTTCGAGATTATTTAAAAAGTTCCTGAACCAAGGAGGGTTTGCAATTAGGATATACATCAGAAAAAATGCCGACAGCGGCAGGAAAAAAACTGCCAGATCTACCAGTAAAATACCGATGCTCAGAAGAATCCGCTGGGTTATATTCATGATGCTCTCCTAATATACTAAATATCGTCATTTTATATCTCACGCTTCATTTTTTACGAGTTTATCAAATTATGGATAAGCATGTTTATATCAGATTTTACGAGGAATTGAACGACTTTCTCGGTCCTGAAAAACGAAAACAGGAATGCAAGGTTCCCTTGGAAGGCACACCTTCGATTAAAGACTTCATTATACAGAAGTGATTATAAAAAGGACGATATTGTTGAGCTGTCCTTAGTAGAAAACCGTACGATTCTGACCCGCAGCAGGGATCTGCTCTCAATCAAAGGGGTTGTCCGCGGCTATCTGGTGAAACAGTCAAATCCTGCGGAACAATTTAAAGAAGTTATCAATCATTTTGACTTGAAATTAAATATACCGTCAACTTGAAGCAGAACTGAAACAGGGGACATCGGCCCCCTGTTTCAGTATCTTCACAATAACATTCTGTTAGAACTATGTGTAGCGCTCAATAATAATGCGTTCGACCTCCTCTTCGGTCGGCATGCTGTCACGATACCCGGCCAGACATTGGTTCCGCAGCCACCGAAAAATGGATACTATTTCATTCACTTCAATCAGCTCCGGAACGTCATCCCCTTCCTGGGACAGGACATGTCGACTGTACTGGCCCAGCATGCCGACCACATCGTGG
Coding sequences:
- a CDS encoding PAS domain S-box protein, with the protein product MKAPKDVIDSASDVQTFAVKKALPWGLIIGALVVTTTVGLLLHNLANAYVILNIRAIESMRAPLETEFKFAHMIFIALLAGFVFVFVLLFFNRRLRNVVRVRTENLEREVAERLQAEEAMRESEEKYKLLIKNLPSVVYRGYKDWHVEFIDRKIEVLTGYAADEFNFRKMKWSDIIVKEDIKAVSESFLEALKTDNSYVREYRIKSKDGQIHWIQDRGQIVHNGGQSEYASGVFFDITEKKRAEGERLLLATAIEQAAESVIISDRRGTIRYANPAFEALSGFARNDLVGRNFRIFKSDRHDDTFYKDMWAVISRGQVWSGHITNRMKDGSLREFETRISPVRDSSEEIVNFVSVSRDVTREVALQAQLQQAHKMQAIGTLAGGIAHDFNNILSAVIGYTEIALADIEKGTVLHNNLQEVLKAGDRAKDLVKQILTFSRQSERDLKPVQVKLIAEEALKLIRASLPATIEIHQDFQSDATVLADPTQIHQVLMNLCTNAAHAMRGNGGLLNVSLLKVEFDSGFTAKHFDVKPGSYLKMSVSDTGHGMPPGLLDHIFDPFFTTKEKGEGTGMGLAVVHGIVKSHGGTISVYSEPGKGSTFNVYLPVIEKRREHKTTAEKPIPTGNERILFVDDEPTLANMGKQLLESLGYEVTTRTSSIEALELFKAQPDKFDLIITDLTMPNMTGDELAKKLIAIRPDIPVILCTGFSTKITEKKAVDMGIRAFVLKPVIKKNIAETIRKVLNRQS
- a CDS encoding N-acyl homoserine lactonase family protein, producing MSLYSIHPIVMGTKIFDKGMMTYQHHYGKAYTIPIYCWYLQGGDRKILVDTGEMQPIRSQDRENAIGGKIYTFEEGLARWDLAPEDIDLVIHTHLHNDHCENDYKCTNATFYTHRKEIERIHNPHPLDFRYLEDYIEDVEENGQVRILDGDAEIVPGIRVVHTPVHTEGGMTVFVDTPGGKAAITGFCVIMENFFPPREILAMEMEVIPPGTHVNIYEAYDLMLKIKDSAGILLPLHEPRFAALDTIGQ